The proteins below are encoded in one region of Microcoleus sp. AS-A8:
- a CDS encoding calcium-binding protein — MAIVLGTVFSDSLLGGAGNDFLAGYEGSDTLYGGVGFDTLIGGDGADSLDGASPGSLTDNDNYLDGGSGDDILIGNAGNDIMIGDDGSDTIIDFGGGTNVLDGGAGRDYLEGGINNDFLQGGTGRDTLYGGLGFDTLIGGDGDDYLDGYIVGFYGDTGDNYLDGGAGEDTLVGGVANDIIIGGDGNDLISDVGGNNLLDGGNGTDFIAGGVVGSDTIYGGFGADILLGFAGDDIIWGGSSTFFDASDNYFDGGDGSDTLIGGSGDEDMYGGFGGDLILGQGGSDYIFTGTSAGEYDFTNNYVEAGSGDDIAIGGFGNDTIFGNEGDDIVSDIGGNNYLDGDSGNDLVAGGIGNDIMYGGFGADLVQGYGGDDTIYGGSQTNFGFNQDTLDGGSGDDDIIGGYGDDSILGGTGNDFLAGIGGYDTVVGGSGADDFFLGGAGIVDYLGAGYATITDWNPFEGDRIFVEAASFNAGLYQFRVADLGVGSSSILETEILWQGDTVGVVADSADLFVSYFFSVSALSNVVVVPA, encoded by the coding sequence ATGGCGATAGTTCTTGGAACGGTTTTCAGTGACAGCTTACTAGGTGGCGCTGGTAACGACTTCCTTGCTGGCTACGAGGGTAGCGACACTTTATATGGCGGTGTAGGATTTGATACCCTGATCGGTGGGGATGGGGCCGACTCTCTCGATGGCGCTAGTCCGGGTTCCCTGACTGACAACGATAACTATCTCGATGGCGGGAGTGGGGATGACATCCTAATAGGGAACGCTGGCAATGACATCATGATAGGGGATGATGGTAGCGATACCATCATTGACTTCGGCGGCGGCACTAATGTTCTTGATGGCGGCGCTGGACGTGACTATCTGGAGGGTGGCATTAACAATGATTTCCTACAAGGCGGTACGGGTCGCGACACTCTATATGGCGGGTTAGGATTTGACACCTTGATTGGTGGGGATGGGGACGACTATCTTGATGGCTACATAGTAGGTTTCTACGGAGACACTGGCGATAACTATCTAGATGGCGGTGCTGGAGAGGACACTCTGGTAGGAGGTGTTGCCAATGACATCATAATAGGGGGTGATGGTAACGATCTGATATCTGATGTTGGTGGTAATAATCTTCTCGATGGTGGTAATGGTACTGACTTCATCGCAGGCGGTGTTGTAGGCAGCGACACCATTTATGGTGGCTTTGGCGCTGACATTCTGCTGGGTTTTGCTGGGGACGATATCATTTGGGGCGGTTCCTCGACGTTCTTCGACGCCAGTGATAACTATTTCGACGGCGGTGATGGGAGTGACACCCTAATCGGTGGCTCTGGCGACGAAGACATGTATGGTGGTTTTGGAGGTGACCTCATACTCGGACAGGGTGGGAGCGACTATATCTTTACCGGGACCTCAGCGGGTGAGTATGACTTCACCAATAACTATGTTGAAGCGGGTTCTGGGGACGATATCGCCATCGGCGGTTTTGGCAACGACACTATCTTTGGCAATGAAGGTGACGATATTGTCTCTGACATCGGTGGTAATAATTACCTGGATGGCGACTCTGGAAACGATCTTGTCGCGGGTGGTATCGGTAACGACATCATGTATGGTGGCTTTGGCGCTGACCTGGTGCAGGGTTATGGTGGAGACGACACGATCTATGGCGGCTCTCAAACTAACTTTGGCTTCAATCAGGATACTCTCGACGGTGGCAGTGGAGATGACGATATCATAGGCGGTTATGGTGACGACAGCATCCTTGGCGGTACTGGTAACGATTTCCTTGCTGGCATAGGAGGGTATGACACCGTTGTCGGTGGTTCAGGAGCTGATGACTTCTTCCTGGGTGGTGCTGGAATAGTCGATTACCTAGGAGCTGGCTACGCTACTATTACAGACTGGAATCCCTTCGAGGGCGATCGGATTTTTGTCGAAGCGGCTTCATTCAATGCCGGTCTCTACCAGTTTAGAGTTGCAGATCTTGGGGTTGGCAGTTCTTCGATTCTTGAAACCGAAATTCTCTGGCAGGGTGACACAGTTGGTGTCGTAGCAGACTCGGCTGACTTATTTGTGAGCTATTTCTTTAGCGTTAGTGCTCTGAGCAATGTGGTAGTAGTTCCAGCCTAG
- a CDS encoding J domain-containing protein — MSESNHYKTLNISSQATSAEIKQAYRRLAKLFHPDSKSETADPDKIIEVNAAYEVLSDPTRRRAYDEQLFSWPSPIQYRNRQQRTADAQQNYQRHRQTAQEADFQLSQWLQLVYKPVTRLIRLILRPLDAQVDELAADPFDDELMANFQAYLEQCRHYLKQAQLTFRSQPNPPTVAGAAASLYYCLNQLGDGIEELNFFTLNYDDHYLHVGQELFRIATGLHYEAQDAVRDLAQKV, encoded by the coding sequence ATGTCAGAATCCAATCACTACAAAACTCTCAATATCAGCTCTCAAGCCACATCAGCAGAGATTAAACAAGCTTATCGGCGTCTAGCTAAGCTATTTCACCCAGACAGCAAGAGCGAAACCGCTGACCCCGATAAAATCATAGAAGTAAATGCGGCTTACGAAGTGCTGAGTGACCCAACGCGCCGCCGAGCTTACGACGAACAACTGTTCTCCTGGCCGTCTCCAATTCAATACCGGAATCGGCAACAACGGACAGCCGATGCCCAACAAAACTACCAGCGTCATCGGCAAACCGCACAAGAGGCCGATTTCCAGCTTAGCCAGTGGTTGCAGCTAGTCTATAAACCGGTTACCCGCTTGATTCGCCTCATTCTTAGACCTTTAGACGCCCAAGTCGATGAACTCGCCGCTGACCCGTTTGATGACGAACTCATGGCGAATTTTCAGGCTTATCTAGAACAGTGTCGTCACTACCTCAAGCAAGCTCAGCTCACCTTTCGTTCTCAACCTAATCCCCCAACTGTGGCTGGTGCAGCTGCTAGTCTCTACTACTGTCTTAATCAGTTAGGGGATGGAATTGAAGAGTTAAACTTTTTTACCCTCAATTACGATGACCACTACCTACATGTGGGTCAGGAACTGTTTAGAATTGCGACAGGTTTACACTATGAAGCTCAAGACGCTGTCAGAGACTTGGCTCAAAAAGTATGA
- a CDS encoding 6-carboxytetrahydropterin synthase — MECIINRRAQFSASHRYCLPELSEAENSQQFGLGSRFPGHGHNYVLFVSLVGEIDEYGMVQNLSEVKKVIKREVTSQLDYAYLNQIWPEFQQTLPTTENIARVIWQRLAPHLPIVRIQLFEHPELWADYQGNAMEAYLTISTHFSAAHRLAHPDLSYEENSEIYGKCARPNGHGHNYHLEVTVKGEIDPHTGMIVDLGALHKVVEDYVVEPFDHTFLNKDIPYFTHVVPTAENIAVHIRQLLQQPIQDLGAQLYKVKLIESPNNSCEVYCSQSTTSSALSQESQPLVTSI, encoded by the coding sequence ATGGAATGCATCATTAACCGTCGCGCTCAGTTTTCAGCAAGTCACCGATACTGCTTGCCAGAGCTGAGCGAAGCCGAAAACAGTCAGCAATTTGGTTTAGGCTCCCGGTTTCCAGGACACGGACATAACTATGTCCTATTTGTTTCCTTAGTGGGTGAGATAGATGAGTATGGCATGGTGCAAAACTTGTCAGAAGTCAAAAAGGTGATTAAACGGGAAGTCACCAGCCAACTGGACTATGCTTATCTCAATCAGATTTGGCCAGAATTTCAACAAACCCTACCCACAACCGAAAATATTGCACGGGTCATTTGGCAGCGATTGGCTCCTCACTTGCCCATTGTGCGTATTCAGCTATTTGAACATCCAGAACTTTGGGCTGACTATCAAGGAAACGCCATGGAAGCATATCTAACTATCAGTACTCACTTTAGCGCGGCTCACCGACTCGCTCATCCTGACTTAAGTTACGAAGAAAACAGCGAAATTTACGGCAAATGCGCTCGTCCCAACGGTCACGGACATAACTACCACCTAGAAGTAACCGTCAAGGGTGAAATTGACCCCCATACTGGCATGATTGTCGATTTAGGTGCTTTGCACAAAGTCGTTGAAGACTATGTCGTTGAGCCGTTTGACCATACGTTCCTCAACAAAGATATTCCTTACTTCACCCACGTTGTGCCTACAGCGGAAAATATTGCGGTTCATATCCGTCAGTTGTTGCAACAGCCGATTCAGGACTTGGGTGCTCAACTCTATAAAGTCAAATTAATTGAAAGCCCGAATAATTCCTGCGAAGTCTACTGCTCCCAATCCACAACATCTTCAGCGCTCTCACAAGAAAGTCAACCTCTTGTGACGTCTATTTAA
- a CDS encoding tetratricopeptide repeat protein: MENQLLCCDGERKSCPVGRLDEMLVTPGNTSRPDKVLAQILMPSVGEVDRLLEQGVEQQKTGQFEPALESFQQALKFYTQLHNQRKVGRVLCYLALTVYSMGDFSQSMEYANSSLAIALEISDPHLEGQVLGLLGNCYRHMGDSVKAIEQGQQSLTIMRELQDRAGEVAALNNLGLAYKAMGDLSTAIAYQKKGLSVVQTLNDLQATEQILRNLGNAFYAMGDFAQAIQYYEQRLTIARELGDQRIEGQILKNLSYACYALGDYPQAIEYGRARLVTARKLGDCRAQEQSLGSLGVAFDALGDYAQAIEYYEQRLKVARSIPDQRVEKQALSSLTTACYALGDYAKVMEYHEQSLAMGDR; the protein is encoded by the coding sequence ATGGAAAACCAGCTACTGTGCTGTGACGGCGAACGCAAGAGTTGTCCAGTAGGGAGGTTAGACGAAATGCTGGTTACCCCAGGAAATACAAGTAGGCCGGATAAAGTGTTAGCACAGATATTAATGCCTAGTGTCGGTGAAGTGGATCGGCTCCTAGAGCAGGGAGTTGAGCAACAAAAGACGGGTCAATTTGAGCCAGCACTCGAGTCTTTCCAACAGGCCCTAAAATTTTATACACAACTGCACAACCAACGAAAAGTAGGAAGAGTTTTGTGCTATTTGGCGCTGACTGTTTACTCCATGGGAGACTTTTCTCAATCGATGGAGTATGCTAACAGCAGTTTAGCGATTGCACTAGAAATCTCAGATCCGCATCTAGAAGGACAGGTACTGGGACTCCTGGGAAATTGCTACCGTCACATGGGTGATTCGGTTAAAGCCATTGAACAGGGTCAACAAAGCTTGACCATTATGCGGGAACTCCAAGACCGTGCAGGAGAGGTTGCAGCGTTGAACAACCTGGGACTCGCCTATAAAGCGATGGGTGATTTATCGACCGCGATCGCCTACCAGAAGAAGGGTTTGAGTGTTGTACAGACACTGAATGACCTTCAAGCCACTGAGCAGATTTTGAGAAATCTGGGAAATGCCTTCTACGCGATGGGGGATTTTGCTCAAGCGATTCAGTATTATGAGCAGCGTCTGACAATCGCCAGAGAATTGGGGGATCAGCGCATAGAAGGGCAGATTCTCAAAAATCTTAGTTACGCTTGCTATGCTCTGGGAGATTATCCTCAAGCGATTGAGTATGGTCGAGCTAGGCTTGTGACGGCACGGAAACTCGGTGATTGCCGCGCACAAGAACAATCACTCGGCAGCTTAGGCGTCGCCTTCGATGCTCTGGGTGATTACGCCCAAGCCATTGAGTACTATGAACAACGTTTAAAGGTGGCACGTTCTATCCCTGATCAGAGGGTGGAAAAACAGGCGTTAAGTAGTCTGACAACTGCCTGCTACGCTCTGGGAGACTATGCCAAAGTGATGGAGTACCATGAGCAGAGTTTAGCCATGGGCGATCGCTAA
- a CDS encoding CAAD domain-containing protein: MEPMQQSEEAVAAEAQDLKVDVNVDQPGALIKPPAPSPSTDQAWQEWVQTASEFLSRLPDYVGDFFSSYQKPLLTVGIIVTGGISVKVTLAVLDAINDIPLLAPIFELVGIGYTAWFVNRYLLKVETRKELADEFTALKGQVVGKE; this comes from the coding sequence ATGGAACCTATGCAACAATCCGAAGAGGCTGTAGCCGCTGAGGCACAAGACCTCAAAGTAGACGTAAACGTTGACCAACCAGGGGCGCTTATCAAGCCTCCGGCTCCTTCGCCATCAACCGACCAGGCATGGCAGGAATGGGTGCAAACCGCTTCTGAATTTTTGTCAAGACTACCCGATTATGTAGGCGATTTTTTTTCGAGTTACCAAAAACCACTGCTCACCGTAGGGATTATCGTAACGGGTGGTATTAGCGTTAAGGTAACGTTAGCGGTACTCGATGCCATCAATGATATTCCGCTATTGGCACCTATTTTTGAACTCGTGGGGATTGGATATACCGCCTGGTTTGTCAACCGCTATCTCCTGAAAGTAGAGACCCGCAAAGAGCTAGCAGACGAATTTACAGCGCTCAAAGGTCAAGTAGTGGGCAAAGAATAA
- a CDS encoding S-layer homology domain-containing protein: MTNVPPPDPDSSRLGFDELLGIVIAFATIGTILAVTLGQRDKGFNLGRFLNSEARDPTASPIGVIPLPQQTPVPTASPEATSLPRQEDIAPSPSPTSSTQRLAAPVPTPQKVPADAPKAVTTTVPLIVPAAPNAEASPTPTPATTATPSKFTDVPQDLWARPYIEALASQGVVSGFPDGTFKPGGAITRAEFAALLQKAFEQQPTSTAPNYKDVPTNHWALPAIEQSVKTGFLRGYPNNIFRPNQPISKVQSIVALANGLGLKPTTVGQDVLKTYQDGNRIPNYAKAPVSAATTSELVINYPSPKILNPNRNVSRAEVAALVYQSMVQSGKVKALPSKYIVKP, from the coding sequence ATGACCAACGTACCTCCACCCGATCCAGACTCGTCTCGACTCGGTTTTGATGAGTTGCTAGGCATAGTGATTGCCTTCGCTACCATCGGCACCATTCTCGCTGTAACGCTAGGTCAAAGGGACAAAGGATTCAACCTCGGTCGATTCCTCAATTCCGAAGCCAGAGATCCGACGGCAAGCCCAATCGGGGTAATACCTCTCCCCCAACAAACCCCTGTACCAACGGCAAGCCCAGAAGCAACATCCTTGCCCAGACAGGAAGACATCGCGCCGTCTCCCTCTCCTACATCGAGTACACAGCGACTCGCTGCACCCGTACCGACTCCACAAAAAGTCCCCGCAGACGCACCTAAGGCAGTAACTACAACTGTCCCGCTCATCGTGCCCGCAGCCCCAAACGCTGAAGCGTCCCCTACACCGACGCCGGCGACGACGGCAACACCGAGCAAGTTTACCGACGTACCCCAAGATTTATGGGCGCGTCCTTACATCGAAGCTTTAGCCTCACAGGGGGTTGTGAGTGGTTTCCCGGATGGCACATTTAAGCCGGGTGGCGCTATTACGCGGGCAGAATTTGCGGCCTTATTGCAGAAAGCCTTTGAGCAACAACCCACATCAACGGCACCGAACTATAAGGATGTGCCGACTAACCATTGGGCATTGCCAGCCATTGAGCAATCGGTCAAAACGGGTTTTTTGCGAGGGTATCCCAACAATATTTTTCGACCCAACCAACCCATCTCCAAGGTACAATCCATCGTGGCGCTAGCAAATGGTTTAGGGTTGAAGCCGACTACAGTGGGTCAAGACGTACTCAAGACTTATCAGGATGGCAATCGAATTCCTAACTACGCCAAAGCCCCGGTTAGTGCAGCTACGACATCGGAGCTTGTGATCAATTATCCCAGTCCTAAGATACTCAACCCCAATCGCAACGTCTCTCGTGCAGAAGTGGCGGCATTGGTTTACCAAAGCATGGTTCAATCCGGTAAGGTGAAGGCGCTTCCTTCTAAGTACATTGTTAAGCCGTAG
- a CDS encoding (2Fe-2S) ferredoxin domain-containing protein — protein sequence MIKFIKEGKGSPFYLEGRFIGFVGDVEERPKRIRVATAEGERYIKLSKELRYSMRGVLQPGDWIELFGELKLKDKTGELKLKASRLKVTAPALKGLVNEDTEKPGALAKRGGETHNSSANSSSSSSSPSLNHTPPMAAPKGKACVMVCQKSSCRKRGADKVCQALTESLHDHGLEDQVAIKGTGCMKQCKQGPCVVVMPDKSRYTGLAPQEIPKLVEKHFAAKLKPEGSKPQLSPVS from the coding sequence GTGATTAAATTTATTAAAGAGGGGAAAGGATCACCGTTCTATCTAGAGGGGCGGTTCATCGGTTTTGTCGGTGACGTTGAGGAAAGACCCAAACGCATACGGGTAGCGACGGCTGAAGGAGAACGTTATATCAAGCTTTCCAAAGAGCTGCGCTACTCCATGCGTGGAGTACTTCAACCCGGAGACTGGATCGAACTTTTTGGTGAACTGAAGCTGAAAGACAAAACGGGTGAACTGAAGCTAAAAGCCTCTCGCCTAAAAGTAACGGCTCCTGCCCTAAAAGGTCTGGTTAATGAGGATACGGAGAAACCCGGAGCTTTAGCCAAAAGAGGCGGGGAAACGCATAATTCTTCAGCCAACTCCTCCTCATCCTCTTCTTCCCCATCTCTAAATCACACGCCACCGATGGCTGCGCCTAAAGGCAAAGCCTGTGTCATGGTTTGCCAAAAATCCTCCTGCCGCAAGCGAGGTGCGGATAAGGTGTGTCAAGCGCTGACGGAGTCTTTGCACGATCATGGATTAGAAGATCAGGTCGCGATTAAAGGCACTGGCTGCATGAAGCAGTGTAAACAAGGGCCTTGTGTCGTGGTTATGCCGGATAAGTCCCGTTACACCGGTCTGGCTCCTCAAGAAATTCCGAAGCTTGTGGAGAAGCATTTTGCCGCTAAACTAAAACCAGAAGGGAGTAAACCACAATTATCTCCCGTCTCTTAA
- a CDS encoding HetZ-related protein 2 encodes MQTLERGFEERNLMTKLAEKLEQEWRSRLLSDYPDQSPTTRQSIIRWLLGENPERFDTLMPNQLEIAKQAMDYRYRILCQRYLGVEPERAYRHLTTRLAGLVTLRNKIRTWVSLSRDRQRAVVDVLQEVIQELLNSDRYIQKQITWIAECTQDLRLRDALLLTSIEEYCLRPIRNQPLLVYRFVNFLRRSQRGGMTHIPEGDKVRLVSEEVTPEDTDSPVSLLDNQAVTQYQEGQAWEEQQMLRQSVRQEFEAYLTENLGPEAGQWLQLYLQGKSQEAIAKALNKPVKEIYRLREKISYHAIRVFSIKAKPELVANWLESSLQEHNLGLTPRQWQELLENLTPEQRQLLEQRKAGKSLEAIAKDLNWKVNQVIGEWSKLYLAAQALRSAP; translated from the coding sequence ATGCAAACTTTAGAGAGAGGGTTTGAGGAGCGCAATCTCATGACCAAGTTGGCGGAAAAACTGGAGCAAGAGTGGCGATCGCGTCTATTGAGCGATTACCCCGATCAAAGCCCAACGACCCGCCAAAGCATCATACGGTGGTTATTGGGGGAGAACCCAGAGCGGTTTGACACCCTAATGCCCAACCAATTGGAGATTGCCAAACAGGCGATGGACTATCGCTACCGGATTTTATGTCAGCGTTACTTGGGCGTAGAACCGGAACGAGCCTATCGCCATTTAACAACTCGATTAGCTGGGTTGGTTACATTACGCAATAAAATCCGCACTTGGGTGTCCCTGAGTCGCGATCGGCAACGAGCGGTGGTCGATGTTTTACAAGAAGTTATTCAAGAATTGTTAAATAGCGATCGCTATATCCAAAAACAAATTACCTGGATTGCTGAGTGTACGCAAGACCTGCGTCTTCGGGACGCTTTATTGCTTACCAGCATTGAGGAATATTGCCTACGTCCGATTCGGAATCAACCGCTACTGGTTTATAGATTTGTTAATTTCTTGAGAAGGTCACAGCGCGGGGGTATGACCCATATCCCCGAAGGTGACAAAGTGCGGCTAGTATCGGAAGAAGTGACCCCAGAAGATACGGATTCACCCGTGAGTCTGTTGGACAACCAAGCTGTCACCCAATATCAAGAAGGTCAAGCTTGGGAAGAGCAACAGATGCTGCGGCAGTCTGTACGTCAAGAATTTGAAGCCTACTTGACAGAAAACCTAGGTCCAGAGGCAGGACAATGGCTTCAGCTCTACCTCCAGGGTAAGTCTCAAGAGGCGATCGCCAAAGCGTTAAATAAGCCAGTCAAGGAAATTTATCGGCTGCGGGAAAAAATTAGCTACCATGCGATTCGGGTTTTTTCCATTAAAGCGAAGCCGGAATTAGTCGCTAACTGGCTGGAATCATCTCTACAAGAGCATAACTTAGGGCTAACGCCAAGGCAGTGGCAAGAATTGTTGGAAAACTTAACACCAGAGCAGCGCCAGTTACTGGAACAACGGAAAGCCGGGAAATCGTTAGAAGCGATCGCGAAAGACTTAAACTGGAAAGTAAACCAGGTAATAGGGGAATGGAGTAAACTTTATTTGGCAGCTCAAGCTCTACGAAGCGCTCCCTAA
- a CDS encoding ATP-binding protein encodes MQPEKIEWDLQRLKEEQQLILNQIDNALALIDPSHQLILFNQQFTQLWGFSADWLSEKPLFQDVCDRIVAHGYWSTPQSEQLQSTLQKTTAENVSFSLEQANGIHLEIKVTVTATGGHLLTFRDVTVKEQARREAMLMQMSLNAEIKRLRFLQGLTERLQPASELREIGEFALTYLVETTSAAFGDVKVIMGQGRDALANTLTHRVSSEFIACYGTPIVSEMEAVLKRGIPYGQGLLWQVVESGAPLFVEDYSNHPQAVDAFRHPGIGQLGIFPIPSGTGKIIGVLTLESRSQQKLQEAPQQDILLAACRTLGVAIERAQAQEHLRRANEHLERASRLKSEFLASMSHELRTPLNSILGFSDLLQRQRVGTLSSRQLLHVQAIERSGQHLLQLINDILDLSKIEAGKADLELAPVLMHELCNPCLKMIQPRAEKKRLAVSLELDCRLQEVFLDERRVRQMLINLLSNAIKFTPEGGTIKLGGRLAYGCQLKQEFRPDRSPINCSTPYLCLEVADNGIGIAQDKLHLLFRPFQQIDSSLARRHEGTGLGLALTKRLAELHGGTVSVESRENQGSTFRVWLPLTEMRSNQQVNRRGSEGKTSAASSLNPAHPRTDAKRILVVEDQPFNQMLLSEALELEGYAVDWIQEGQMMLERLSSAWVTPESLPHLILMDIQLPGVDGFELIRQLKAHPLWQNVPVIAVTAMAMAGDRERCLSAGADDYLSKPLDLEKLINTVRSFVEAEILDSEPLD; translated from the coding sequence ATGCAACCTGAGAAAATTGAGTGGGATTTACAACGGTTGAAGGAGGAGCAACAACTAATTCTCAACCAGATAGACAATGCGCTCGCCTTAATTGACCCGTCACACCAGTTGATTTTATTTAATCAACAATTCACCCAACTATGGGGATTCTCTGCTGACTGGCTAAGCGAAAAACCTCTGTTTCAGGACGTATGCGATCGGATTGTGGCTCACGGCTACTGGTCTACTCCGCAATCGGAACAGCTTCAGTCTACATTACAAAAAACCACGGCTGAAAACGTCTCTTTTTCCCTAGAACAGGCCAATGGCATTCATCTGGAAATCAAAGTCACCGTCACCGCTACAGGCGGACACTTGTTGACGTTTCGGGATGTCACGGTTAAAGAGCAAGCCCGACGGGAAGCTATGCTCATGCAGATGAGTTTAAATGCCGAAATCAAGCGCTTAAGATTTTTGCAAGGACTAACTGAACGGCTGCAACCCGCCAGTGAGTTGCGGGAGATTGGTGAGTTTGCCCTGACTTACCTGGTGGAAACAACCAGTGCCGCTTTCGGGGATGTTAAGGTGATTATGGGTCAAGGGCGAGACGCTCTTGCCAATACTCTTACCCATCGGGTTTCGTCTGAGTTTATTGCCTGCTACGGCACACCAATCGTGAGCGAGATGGAAGCCGTACTGAAGCGAGGTATCCCCTACGGACAAGGCTTACTTTGGCAAGTTGTAGAAAGCGGTGCGCCTTTATTCGTTGAAGATTATTCCAATCACCCTCAAGCGGTTGACGCTTTTCGCCACCCAGGGATTGGTCAACTGGGCATTTTCCCGATTCCCAGTGGCACGGGCAAAATCATTGGTGTCCTGACTCTGGAATCTCGATCTCAACAAAAACTTCAGGAAGCTCCCCAACAAGATATCCTGTTAGCCGCTTGCCGTACTTTAGGTGTTGCCATTGAACGTGCCCAAGCTCAAGAACACCTGCGCCGAGCCAATGAGCATTTAGAACGAGCGTCTCGACTTAAATCAGAATTCCTCGCCTCCATGTCCCACGAACTGCGGACACCCCTCAACAGTATTTTGGGATTTTCGGATTTGTTGCAACGACAGAGAGTCGGTACCCTATCGTCTCGGCAACTGCTCCACGTTCAAGCCATTGAAAGAAGTGGTCAGCACCTGTTGCAACTGATTAACGATATTCTCGATTTATCGAAAATTGAAGCAGGTAAAGCTGACTTGGAATTGGCACCCGTTTTGATGCACGAGCTATGTAACCCCTGTCTGAAAATGATTCAGCCTCGTGCTGAGAAAAAACGACTCGCTGTATCACTGGAACTGGATTGCCGCCTCCAGGAGGTATTTTTGGATGAGCGTCGTGTCCGCCAAATGTTGATTAACCTCCTCTCCAATGCGATTAAGTTTACTCCGGAGGGAGGAACCATCAAGCTGGGGGGACGGCTTGCCTATGGGTGCCAGCTCAAGCAGGAATTTCGACCCGATCGCAGCCCGATTAATTGCAGTACTCCGTATTTGTGCTTAGAAGTTGCTGACAATGGCATTGGCATTGCCCAAGACAAGCTACACTTGTTATTTCGACCGTTCCAGCAGATCGATTCGTCCTTAGCACGGCGTCACGAAGGCACGGGTTTGGGACTTGCACTGACCAAGCGGCTAGCGGAACTACACGGGGGTACGGTTTCGGTAGAATCGCGAGAAAACCAGGGTAGTACATTTCGCGTCTGGCTACCGTTGACTGAAATGCGCTCTAATCAACAGGTGAACAGGAGAGGGAGTGAGGGCAAAACGTCTGCTGCTTCCTCGCTCAACCCTGCACACCCCCGAACAGATGCCAAACGCATCTTGGTAGTGGAAGATCAGCCGTTTAATCAGATGTTGCTGTCTGAAGCGCTGGAACTCGAAGGTTATGCCGTTGATTGGATACAGGAGGGTCAGATGATGCTGGAGAGGTTGTCGTCTGCATGGGTCACACCTGAGTCTCTACCCCATCTGATTTTAATGGATATCCAACTGCCGGGGGTTGATGGATTTGAGTTGATTCGTCAATTGAAAGCTCATCCCCTGTGGCAGAATGTGCCAGTGATTGCGGTTACGGCAATGGCGATGGCAGGCGATCGCGAGCGCTGCCTCAGCGCGGGTGCTGATGACTACTTGAGCAAGCCTTTGGACTTGGAAAAACTCATTAATACAGTTCGCTCTTTTGTTGAGGCTGAGATTTTAGATTCAGAGCCCCTAGATTGA